The following nucleotide sequence is from Longimicrobiaceae bacterium.
GCTTGTCGCTGGGCATAAGAGGCAGACCGCGGGGTAATGCGTGAAAAACGTGCGGAGAGCGCGAAGCGCCCCCGGCCCGGGTGGGCCGGGGGCGCCGGTTCGCCGTCTCAGGTCTCGGTGGTGTTGGTGCCTGTCTCGGGCTCGATGTGCTCGACCTCCACCACCTCGCCCCGCTTGGAGATGACGTGGTCGATCAGCCCGTAGGCCTGGGCCTGCGCCGGCGACATGTAGCGGTCGCGGTCCAGGTCCTCCTCGATCTGCTCCACCGTCTGGCCGGTGTTGTCGGCGTACATCTCGTTCATGCGCTGCCGCACGTACAGCAGCTCGCGCGCGGCGATCTCGATGTCGGCCGCCGTGCCCTGCGACCCGCCCGAGGGCTGGTGCAGCATGATGCGCGCGTTGGGGAGCGACGAACGCTTGCCCTTGGTACCCCCGGCCAGCAGGAACGAGCCCATGCTGGCGGCCATGCCCATGCAGATCGTGGCCACGTCGCACGACAGGAACTTCATGGTGTCGTAGATGGCCAGGCCCGCGTACACCGACCCGCCGGGCGAGTTGATGTACAGGTAGATGTCCTTCTC
It contains:
- the clpP gene encoding ATP-dependent Clp endopeptidase proteolytic subunit ClpP, with amino-acid sequence MGRFRTHSTQKAHMAIYAPYVIERSSRGERSYDIFSRLLMDRIIFLGSQIDDNVANVVIAQLLFLQADNPEKDIYLYINSPGGSVYAGLAIYDTMKFLSCDVATICMGMAASMGSFLLAGGTKGKRSSLPNARIMLHQPSGGSQGTAADIEIAARELLYVRQRMNEMYADNTGQTVEQIEEDLDRDRYMSPAQAQAYGLIDHVISKRGEVVEVEHIEPETGTNTTET